In one Gossypium hirsutum isolate 1008001.06 chromosome D09, Gossypium_hirsutum_v2.1, whole genome shotgun sequence genomic region, the following are encoded:
- the LOC107891712 gene encoding hexokinase-1, protein MGKVTVCVAVVCGVAVTAAAAVVIHRKMKKSGKWVKAMEIVKEFEESCRTPISKLKQVADAMTVEMHAGLASEGGSKLKMLITYVDSLPTGDEKGLFYALDLGGTNFRVLRVLLGGKDGGILKQQFKEVSIPPNKMTGSSAALFDYIAAELAKFVAQEEDDFKSTSGRPRELGFTFSFPVMQTSIASGTLLRWTKGFSIDETVGQDVVAELTKALERQGLEMRVSALVNDTVGTLAGGKYANNDVVVAVILGTGSNAAYVERAQAIPKWHGLLPKSGEMVINMEWGNFRSSHLPLTEYDQALDAESLNPGEQIYEKVISGMYLGEIFRRVLCRMAKEAFFGDIVPPKLKEPFILGTPVMSAMHHDTSPDLKVVANNLKDILEISNTSLKMRTVIVQLCDIVATRGARLSAAGLLGILKKMGRDTIKEGEKQKTVIAMDGGLYEHYEEYRNSLENCLKELLGEEVFKTIKIEHSNDGSGIGAALLAASHSQYLEDES, encoded by the exons ATGGGGAAGGTGACAGTTTGTGTGGCGGTGGTATGTGGGGTGGCGGTGACAGCGGCAGCAGCGGTGGTGATTCATCGGAAAATGAAGAAGTCAGGGAAGTGGGTCAAAGCAATGGAGATAGTGAAAGAGTTTGAAGAAAGCTGTAGGACTCCGATTTCTAAGCTGAAACAAGTGGCTGATGCCATGACTGTTGAGATGCATGCTGGCCTTGCCTCTGAAGGTGGCAGTAAACTCAAGATGCTCATCACCTATGTCGACAGTTTGCCTACTGG GGATGAGAAGGGATTATTTTATGCATTAGACCTTGGTGGCACTAACTTCCGTGTATTACGAGTGCTATTGGGGGGGAAAGATGGTGGTATCCTCAAACAACAATTCAAGGAGGTCTCAATTCCTCCGAATAAGATGACAGGGAGTTCAGCT GCACTATTCGACTACATTGCTGCAGAACTCGCTAAATTTGTAGCTCAAGAAGAAGATGATTTTAAATCAACTTCTGGTAGGCCGAGGGAGCTTGGTTTTACCTTCTCATTCCCCGTGATGCAAACATCCATTGCTTCGGGAACCCTACTTAGGTGGACGAAAGGCTTCTCCATAGATGAAACA GTTGGCCAAGACGTGGTAGCAGAATTGACTAAAGCCTTGGAAAGACAAGGCCTTGAAATGCGGGTCTCGGCTTTG GTCAATGACACCGTCGGAACGCTAGCTGGAGGCAAGTATGCCAACAATGATGTTGTTGTTGCTGTGATCCTTGGTACCGGATCAAATGCGGCATACGTGGAACGTGCACAAGCAATTCCGAAATGGCATGGTCTACTTCCCAAGTCAGGAGAGATG GTTATCAATATGGAGTGGGGTAACTTTAGGTCATCACATCTTCCATTAACGGAGTATGACCAAGCACTCGATGCAGAGAGTTTAAACCCTGGTGAACAA ATTTACGAGAAGGTAATATCTGGTATGTATTTGGGAGAAATTTTTCGCAGAGTTCTGTGTAGGATGGCTAAGGAAGCATTTTTTGGTGACATCGTTCCACCAAAACTCAAAGAGCCATTCATATTGGG GACGCCTGTTATGTCCGCAATGCATCATGACACTTCACCTGATCTCAAAGTGGTAGCGAATAACTTGAAAGACATTCTCGAG ATATCAAATACCTCTCTGAAGATGAGAACAGTAATTGTTCAGCTTTGTGACATTGTCGCAACACGCGGTGCTCGTCTTTCGGCTGCCGGGCTACTTGGCATTCTGAAGAAAATGGGAAGAGACACGATCAAGGAAGGGGAGAAACAAAAGACGGTAATAGCTATGGACGGTGGACTATACGAACATTACGAGGAATACCGTAACAGCTTAGAGAACTGCCTAAAGGAATTGCTTGGAGAAGAAGTATTCAAAACCATCAAAATCGAGCATTCGAATGATGGTTCCGGAATCGGAGCTGCACTTCTTGCTGCTTCGCATTCACAGTATCTCGAAGACGAGTCCTGA